The segment acaccaccctatactggaaacctactgactgctattcctacctacatgcctccagctttcaccctgaccacaccacatgatccattgtctacagccaagctctgcgatataaccgcatttgctccaacccctcagacagagacaaacacctacaagatctctatcaaccattcttacaactacaatacccacctgcggaagtgaagaaacagattgatagagccagaagagttcccaaaagtcacctactacaggacaggcctaacaaagaaaataacagaacgccactagccgtcaccttcagcccccaactaaaacccctccaacgcattattaaggatctacaacctatcctgaaggatgacccaacactctcacaaatcttgggagataggccagtccttgcctacagacagccccccaacctgaaacaaatactcaccagcaaccacataccacacaacagaaccactaacccaggaacctatccttgcaacaaagcccgttgccaactgtgcccacatctattcaggggacacaatcacagggcctaataacatcagccacactatcagaggctcgttcactgcacatctaccaatgtgatatatgccatcatgtgccagcaatgcccctctgccatgtacattggtcaaagtggatagtctctacgtaaaagaataaatggacacaaatcagatgtcaagaattataacattcataaaccagtgggagaacacttcaatctctctggtcatgcgattacagacatgaaagttgcgatattacaacaaaaaaacttcaaaaccagactccagcgagagactgttgaattggaattcatttgcaaattggatacaattaacttaggcttgaatagagactgggagtggctaagtcattatgcaaggtaacccatttccccttgttttttcctaccccccccccccagacgttcttgttaaaccctggatttgtgctggaaatggcccaccttgattatcatacacattgtaaggagagtgatcactttagataagctattaccagcaggagagtggggtggggggagagaaaaccttttgtagtggtaaacacccattttttcatgctttgtgtgtataaaaagatcttctatactttccacagtatgcatccgatgaagtgagctgtagctcacgaaagcttatgctcaaataaattggttagtctctaaggtgccacaagtactccttttctttttgcgaatacagactaacacagctgttactctgaaaccactcatggCATAGGAGTCACATAAGACCCAGCTTGATTCTCAGACTTTAGGTGGACTGGAGACTAGAGTGCAGGAAAtttgggtggggagaagggattctcttTTTGACATATAAAATGGGGCCCTTACTATGGGAGTGCAGGACGTGGGGTCCACACAACTGTAGCTAAGAAACATTAATTTAAAGGGGAAAAGCAAAGAGTTGTTTAAATTGAGGATATAAGTGATTGATGCATAATATGGAGAGCATAAGCTGTATATTAGCTAGAAATCAACATTTTTCCTCGCTGAATCAAACTGAGAGGGGATCCATGCTCTTAAATGACAGAAAGAAAGGTCTGTGGACTCGAATGGGCTTTGCCAACTCAAGAAATAGCTGAAGAGGTTCACATAATCTCCAACTCTACAGTAAAATGTTAACTAAAGTGCAACACGCCTAATGTCCACCAGGTGTCAGTAGCTGCTAATATTTTAGAAAGGCCTGACAGCACAGTAATTCGGACGGGTATCAATTAGAGGTCCTGGAGTTTTCATTACAGTTTACAAGAAGCATACGTTTTTGTTTGGAGGCTGTGTTTTAGAACTGGGACCcttataacaataataatacctataagaacataagaatgggcatattgggtcagatctatggtccatctagccagtatcctgtcttccaacagtggccggtgccagatgcttcagagggaatgaacagaacagggcaattattgagtgatccatccgctgtcatccagtcccagcttctggcagcccgAGGCTTGgagatctgagagtcaagctgggttcctCCTGGCTCATGGATCCCCAGCAGGATTAAAGATTCTGCAGCTGGAACGTAGCTGACAATGGCATGGATGATCCTTAAGACAGAACAGATTCAGAGCTAGGATGGCTCTGCAGGTCTGCCCATAAAAGCTCGTTTCTGTCCACAGAGGCAGCAGCTATGACTCGGGAAGGGCTGACACCTGAACTTGTACCAAAACTACAACCCTGCCTTGGAGTCCCACCTCTTGTTATTTCATTGTAGGTCTGTGTATGGACACCTGTTTCACCTGTTCTGATTCGCTCCTGACTTCAGCACACTCAGAAGAAGGCACTTTGACTCTGGGATAAGAGCACCCGTCCCCAGGGTTTGTCTGCATGGACATTGCACCAGTCGAACTGATGGGGTCACACTGCAGCCACTTTTAGTTAAGCTGCTGCAAATGCATGTGTGGGCCCAGCGCTGGGCATCCTCAGCGGGCGTGACCCTCATCCCCTCACTCACCGCAAGAGCCAGCGTGAAAGAGGggcaggtgggagtggggaacGGGTCTGAGGAGATGGGGGCATTGGATGTTCAAACGGCAAATACGCTCACCCCTCAGTCCATTCAGCCGCGTCTTCTAGCAGCGTGACTAGAACTtggatctcctgattcccagtgcaGAGCTTTAACCACTCGAGGTTGCTGTCACACTATTAGTCCAGCGAGTCACAGCTAGTTTTGTCGTGAAGAAGGGGCAGGAATGCTGCTGCGTGGTGTGGTTCCCCTCGGTGGCTCTAGGCCGCGCTGCATTCGGCCACTAGATGGGGCTATTTAAGCAGTTTGACATAAAAATGAGAGTTTCCTGTCCTGAATGCCACTGTAGATTCTGCTCTGAGCCCGACTGCATGGCAAGGCTGGTGTAGTGGAGGGCATTGGGcaccccctgcagcctcccccagccccgttAGCCTGCAGGGCTGCACTGTCCTTGCCTGATGACACCTGTCCCCAAGTGCTAATGGAGAGGGTGCCCCAGGTCAGAGCACAGATTGGCACCCGGCCTGGCCAGCAACATAGTTCTCGCCCTGCCCAGAGACTGGCTATCAGCCACCTGCCCCCTGCAGACAGAGGTGCAGGTTGTAGACGCCATAATCTTGTGCCCAGCTCCAGGGACAGCAGTCAGACCTTGGAGCAAAGGCGCTAATCTGGCACTTCCCTCTGCCGTGTGGGGCCCCCCTCGTCCCATCCTCCCCACCTTCTGTTGAGCACAGTGatgaccctgccctgcccccaccaggtcattccccgacccacagccctctccccccatcaCACATGTGCCCGCTTCACCATGCTAGGCAGATTTCCTGGCCGTGGACTCCAGAGCACCATGAACCCTGATGTTAAAGCATCACATGCTTTATTTCACTCGTCAATGCCCTGTTATACATTAACCCCCAGAACACACAGACTAAAACCCAGAGCCACAGCTAAGCTCCACCTGGGCACCAGCACGCCCGAGTGGGAGCAGACACCCCCTCGGGGTTAGGGGGAGCAGGCTGGAACACTCactctcagcccagctcccacaGCGTTGTCTGTCCAGGCTTCTTCCTTGAGACCTCCTCACCCGGCTCCCAAATGGGCTGGTGTAGAAGGGCAAGGTGACCTCTGCTCTccgcccagccccactccccagcactaGGCAGGCATTGCTCAGGGGACGTCATAGTCTGGAATGGGAGAGTCCTCTCCCTGGCAGACACTTAGACCAGCTGCCCCGAGCTCTGACTGCTCACCTGGGACAGGCGTGCGGGCCTCTCGCCTCCCGCAGGACCATCTTGGAGTTTTGCAGCCCCTAGGTTTGAactgtgccccctgctggagagacCTGAAAATGCTTCCGAACAACCCTCTGGCCCCCCAtcaccgcacacacacaccctggtgtAGGACGGCAAGGGCCGGGGTCTCAGAACCTTGGGGCGGAGTCTCTGGCAGGCTCCTTTACCGGCAGCATTGGGAAAGGTGGTGGCATTTATCCCCACAGCTGAGTCTTGCCCAGGTGCGCTGGGCACTGTGGGGGTCACTTCAGACAGAGCTTTATTGGCTGACTGGCCCCAGCTGGCCCCTGATGGCAGCCTGCCTCCTGCCGTAACACAGACTCCTCCGCCTGCTGACCCCCCTCCTCCgcctgcccttcctccccccagccttcctcctcctcctcgctgtcgGAGTCCTCATAGAGGCTGATGGTGGCTTGCACGGGGAAGTTCTCCAGCAGCTTCTCCCCCTCACTGTACAGGTAATCGAAGGATTTGGAGCGGGGCCAGAAGAGTCTGTGGGAAAAACATGCTTGACAAATACAGGTTCCTTTGCTTCCTCTTTGGAAGGCCCGGGGGTGTGAAAGAGGCACCATATCCTGCCTGGGGCCCAgcactgggctagcagggggttgcAGGTCAGGAGCGAGAGGCATCAGCACAGCTGCGTGTGGGGAGCCCAGTGGtagaggggcaggagtggggctgcaAGGCAGGCTTGTGGGGTCTTGGCAGAGCTATGGGGCAAAGGCAGGGCGGGACTGGCCAAGCACGGGGGCACTGCAGGGCTGGCCAGTGGGGCATTGGCCGAGCCAAGTGCACGAAGCTGACGCTGCACTCTAGTGAGCACCATGAGCGCTGGTTACCCACGAACAGAAACAAGCAGCCTGCCCGCCATCACTGTGGGGTGCACGTACCTGACGGGGTGCCGGAACAGTGCCGATGCCTTGCCGGAGCCACCATCCACCATTGTCTCGCTGCCACGGGCCTTGGGAAACACAGAACAGGAATTCGGATGCATGCCTTCAGCACCTACGCTGCAACCTCCCCCCAGCATGGGGGATGGGGGCGAGTTAGGATCCCTTTGGGGGCTGATGGGATtccaggggcagggatgggggatgCAGCGGGTACACTGGGAGAGCCCAGGGATCTCCTGCTGGGAAAAACAGGATGTAACTAAGCAAAGGAAAAGTTAGTTTGACTAGCAGGAAAGATTGGCCTGCCAGTGGGATCTCTTGGGCCATGGGATCATCTGTCAAGGGAAGCAGGAGCAGCTCCGGCACACAGGACCCACCAGCTTAGATGAAAGATCAgccattgtt is part of the Chelonia mydas isolate rCheMyd1 chromosome 9, rCheMyd1.pri.v2, whole genome shotgun sequence genome and harbors:
- the RIPPLY1 gene encoding protein ripply1 — its product is MLDTLGPPALPLPQPQPGWEGYKGLLGQAGERDLAPSSPAHTMDASVHAPLGLAGWLRGAPAAWGCGCPVQGREQGRRFPPLWRPWLPTAKDLCRQNRDQTDPARGSETMVDGGSGKASALFRHPVRLFWPRSKSFDYLYSEGEKLLENFPVQATISLYEDSDSEEEEEGWGEEGQAEEGGQQAEESVLRQEAGCHQGPAGASQPIKLCLK